A single Anopheles funestus chromosome 2RL, idAnoFuneDA-416_04, whole genome shotgun sequence DNA region contains:
- the LOC125762783 gene encoding probable ATP-dependent RNA helicase DDX23: protein MVNEKRRSRSRERDARPDRDRERERDRDRERERERDRERERERDRDWERRRERDRDRHREPPQRDRPGDRDRAERDRDRERERDRDRDRAEDKDNKQRKDKADDEQEEDLKKADMKSDLKADMVKKEPLSLEELLSKKKAEEAARSKPVFITKEQRAAEALKRRQEEVAAMKAAAAANVPKFGDVPVTTLLNREKRDPLDKYDRRERERKVANDERDKEKDADKRRSGAAGTEAEPVVKDKEKEQEAIRERYLGIVKKKRRVRRLNDRKFVFDWDAGEDTSIDYNNLYKERHHVQFYGRGHVAGIDIKEQKRKQSKFYGDLLEKRRTEAEKEQEKVRLKKVKKKEDKQKWDDRHWSEKDVDEMTERDWRIFREDYNITIKGGKIPNPIRTWKESGFPKEILEIIDKVGYKDPTPIQRQAIPIGLQNRDIIGIAETGSGKTLAFLIPLLTWIQSLPKIDRLETADQGPYAIILAPTRELAQQIEEETQKFGTPLGIRTVVVVGGLSREEQGFRLRLGCEIVIATPGRLIDVLENRYLVLNQCTYIVMDEADRMIDMGFEPDVQKILEYMPVSNLKPDTEEAEDASKLMENFNTKKKYRQTVMFTATMPPAVERLARTYLRRPATVYIGSIGKPTERTEQIIHIMGENDKRKKLMEILSRGVEPPCIIFVNQKKGADVLAKGLEKLGYNACTLHGGKGQEQREYALASLKNGSKDILVATDVAGRGIDIKDVSLVINYDMAKTIEDYTHRIGRTGRAGKTGCAISFCTKDDSHLFYDLKQMLMSSPVSVCPPELMNHPDAQHKPGTVVTKKRREEKIFA from the coding sequence ATGGTGAATGAAAAACGTCGATCTCGATCCCGTGAGCGGGATGCCCGGCCAGATCGTGACCGTGAAAGGGAACGTGACCGGGACCGGGAACGTGAGCGTGAAAGGGATCGGGAACGAGAACGCGAGCGTGATCGTGATTGGGAACGAAGGCGAGAACGAGATCGAGACCGACACCGGGAACCACCGCAAAGAGACCGTCCGGGAGACCGGGACCGTGCTGAACGAGACCGGGACCGTGAACGCGAACGCGATCGTGACCGGGATCGGGCAGAGGATAAGGATAACAAACAGCGCAAAGATAAGGCGGACGATGAGCAGGAAGAAGATCTCAAAAAGGCGGACATGAAATCGGACCTTAAGGCAGACATGGTGAAGAAAGAACCGCTCTCGTTGGAGGAGCTACtttcaaaaaagaaagctGAAGAGGCCGCCCGTAGCAAGCCGGTCTTCATAACAAAAGAGCAACGCGCTGCGGAAGCTCTGAAGCGCCGGCAAGAAGAAGTAGCCGCCATGAAAGCAGCCGCCGCCGCGAATGTACCGAAATTTGGTGATGTTCCCGTAACAACCTTGCTGAACCGTGAAAAACGTGATCCACTAGACAAGTATGACCGAAGGGAACGCGAACGAAAGGTGGCCAATGATGAGCGAGACAAGGAAAAGGATGCTGACAAAAGACGATCGGGCGCAGCGGGAACGGAAGCCGAACCGGTTgtaaaagataaagaaaaggaGCAAGAAGCCATCCGGGAGCGGTATTTGGGCattgtgaagaagaaacgcCGCGTAAGACGCTTGAATGATCGTAAGTTTGTGTTTGATTGGGACGCCGGTGAGGACACATCGATCGATTACAACAACTTGTACAAAGAGCGCCATCACGTACAGTTTTACGGTCGTGGTCACGTAGCTGGGATTGACATTAAGGAACAGAAGCGCAAGCAGAGCAAGTTTTACGGTGATCTGTTGGAGAAACGTCGTACGGAGGCGGAGAAGGAGCAGGAGAAGGTACGCTTGAAGAAGgtgaaaaagaaggaagacaAACAGAAGTGGGATGATCGGCACTGGTCTGAGAAGGATGTGGACGAAATGACGGAGCGTGATTGGCGTATCTTTCGTGAAGATTACAACATTACGATCAAGGGTGGCAAGATTCCGAACCCGATTCGCACGTGGAAAGAGTCAGGCTTCCCGAAGGAGATTCTGGAAATTATCGACAAAGTTGGTTACAAGGATCCTACCCCGATTCAGCGGCAGGCTATCCCGATCGGATTACAAAATCGAGACATTATCGGTATTGCAGAGACTGGTTCTGGTAAAACTCTCGCCTTCCTTATACCGCTGTTGACGTGGATTCAATCACTGCCAAAGATCGATCGATTGGAGACGGCCGATCAAGGTCCTTATGCGATTATCCTCGCGCCAACGCGTGAACTTGCTCAGCAGATAGAGGAAGAGACGCAAAAGTTCGGTACTCCGTTGGGCATTCGTACCGTTGTCGTCGTAGGTGGTTTGTCCCGTGAGGAGCAGGGATTCCGACTACGATTGGGCTGTGAGATAGTAATTGCTACCCCGGGTCGTTTGATCGATGTGCTGGAAAACCGCTATCTTGTGCTAAATCAGTGTACGTACATCGTAATGGACGAAGCGGATCGTATGATTGACATGGGCTTCGAGCCAGACGTACAGAAGATCTTGGAGTACATGCCCGTGTCGAACTTGAAGCCGGACACAGAAGAAGCTGAAGATGCGTCgaagttgatggaaaactttAACACGAAAAAGAAGTACAGACAAACGGTGATGTTTACCGCGACTATGCCACCGGCCGTAGAGCGACTGGCGCGAACGTATCTGCGCCGACCGGCCACCGTTTACATCGGTTCGATCGGTAAACCAACGGAGCGCACGGAACAGATCATACACATTATGGGCGAGAATGATAAGCGCAAGAAGTTGATGGAAATTCTGTCGCGTGGTGTCGAACCACCGTGCATCATTTTCGTCAACCAAAAGAAGGGAGCGGACGTGCTGGCGAAGGGTTTGGAGAAGTTGGGCTACAATGCATGTACGCTGCACGGTGGCAAGGGGCAAGAGCAGCGTGAGTACGCGTTGGCTTCGCTTAAGAACGGGTCGAAGGACATACTGGTCGCGACGGACGTTGCTGGACGTGGTATTGATATCAAGGATGTGTCGCTCGTTATCAACTACGACATGGCGAAAACGATCGAGGATTACACGCATCGTATCGGTCGTACGGGTCGTGCTGGCAAGACTGGTTGTGCGATTTCATTCTGCACCAAGGACGACAGTCATCTGTTCTATGATCTAAAGCAGATGCTGATGTCCAGTCCGGTTTCAGTGTGTCCTCCGGAACTGATGAACCATCCCGACGCGCAGCACAAACCAGGCACGGTGGTGacaaaaaagcgaagggaggagaaaatatttgcataa
- the LOC125762779 gene encoding structural maintenance of chromosomes protein 4: protein MSSAKKQRPGGDGSNKTIAPPKQPQPSEPMDADVDEDALMSEDEEGGTRIGGIYIPPPVPPYCSTECKGPRLIIECISNYNFKSYAGHVMLGPFHQRFSAIIGPNGSGKSNVIDSMLFVFGYRAQKIRSKKLSVLLHNSSKHPNTNSCTVGVHFKQIVDREDGSFDEVPNSAFVVARTAFRDNSSYYTIDNKRVHFKEVSKLLKQHGIDLDHNRFLILQGEVESIAMMKAKAQTENECGLLEYLEDIVGTTRYKQPLQNINERVDSLNEERTEKHNRCKLAEREMKDLDKPFNEAVEYLKLENTLTRVRNQQIQKYISEQQRKIGEFTVERDQAAGILAKHDETYDALKAERIEKEKLVKEEIKQYDELVSAKESKETMLKNSLDKFAKVQANMRATNERRKKTMDQIITEKGRLKELLAVPEKNQKEIEESEHRIESLTKQKAEVETKLTANLATLKDETKGLLEEKEKLQTELIDLKRAVDESKSALSIAESELKICKHDEVMERRKLESLRYSYEETENDLKEKQERLKMLEEALPATRTELEAAKQKLQANVNEEKELRQELRSVQGKLQESMSAMQSTRSQGKVLDALMRQKNEGRIPGILGRLGNLGGIDARYDVAISTCCGTLDHIVVETVDTAKTCIEFLKDHDIGRASFIALEKIQQYERNCHTRIQTPENVPRLFDLIRVEDQRVLPAFYFALRDTLVAENLDQGQRIAYGRQRFRVVTLGGDVIETSGTMSGGGRSQHRGRMGTTVQTKTSASEPAGISNREIEQMQIRAQDIQSQINYVQEQQGQLEANIQQLTAKLKQQEMELKRMRMDVASLTQQMPRLKAQLDSQAERVASTHSDPEKVRALEAKVAECKKAHVSSTGIADKMQKDVDRYTEQINEITDSKVKVLQTKINTLGKQIDKLSANISKLTVDIKTSERNVKKSEDKIKSMEAEVEAAQDAIRKDNDERTKLEEEASKLQEELEAMKEAITKAHEGSSSIKKEIVALQKREAEGKMKRLEFEQILQTIETKLQETKDTLPHWRDKLKPLKLHEIPGVPPEEPLKEYTEEQLSSYKLPDLQYQISILEEKLNSNKPNLSVIDEFLKKQEAYLRRVAVLEEITAKRNEMRQLYDDVRKKRFTEFMRGFHIITKKLKEMYQMITLGGDAELELIDSMDPFNEGIVFSVRPPKKSWKMIANLSGGEKTLSSLALVFALHYYKPSPLYVMDEIDAALDFKNVSIVAHYIKERTKNAQFVIISLRSNMFELSDYLVGIFKVSDCTNSVTIMNDPQKTITHIGATQQQTQQFGFHNENINLQDDEPYRATLNAPEERNDAPESTTQENKDSAQDTPVEPSLMETSIVAEESNTVERTEVQPMEIGEAEGTRIEGEQEKKDEEISEQL, encoded by the exons ATGAGCAGCGCAAAGAAACAACGTCCTGGAGGCGACGGGAGTAACAAAACCATTGCACCACCAAAACAACCCCAGCCATCGGAACCGATGGACGCCGACGTTGATGAAGATGCACTGATGTCAGAAGACGAGGAGGGAGGGACGCGTATTGGCGGCATCTACATTCCGCCACCGGTTCCACCGTACTGTTCCACGGAATGTAAGGGGCCTCGTTTAATCATTGAATGCATCTCGAATTATAACTTTAAAAGCTATGCCGGACACGTAATGCTTGGACCGTTTCATCAACGATTTTCTGCCATCATTGGTCCGAACGGAAGTGGCAAGAGTAACGTGATAGATTCGATGCTGTTTGTGTTTGGCTACCGGGCACAGAAGATCCGCTCGAAGAAGCTCTCGGTTCTGTTGCACAACTCTTCGAAGCATCCGAACACAAACAGCTGCACGGTGGGAGTGCATTTCAAGCAAATCGTCGATCGAGAAGATGGATCGTTCGATGAGGTGCCGAACAGTGCGTTTGTCGTCGCTCGAACGGCTTTCCGGGATAACAGTTCGTACTACACGATCGACAACAAGCGCGTACACTTTAAGGAGGTTTCCAAATTGCTGAAACAGCACGGCATCGATCTGGACCACAATCGGTTTCTAATCCTTCAGGGTGAGGTGGAATCAATTGCGATGATGAAGGCGAAGGCACAGACGGAAAACGAATGTGGATTGTTAGAGTACCTGGAAGATATAGTCGGTACGACGAGGTATAAGCAGCCGTTGCAGAACATTAACGAACGGGTCGATTCGTTGAACGAAGAGCGCACGGAAAAGCACAACCGCTGCAAGCTGGCCGAGCGCGAAATGAAAGACCTCGATAAACCGTTTAACGAAGCGGTGGAATATCTAAAGCTGGAAAATACACTGACCCGCGTACGGAACCAGCAGATACAAAAGTACATCAGCGAACAGCAGCGCAAAATCGGCGAGTTCACCGTGGAACGGGACCAGGCCGCCGGAATCCTTGCCAAACACGACGAAACGTACGATGCGCTAAAGGCAGAACGCATAGAAAAAGAGAAACTCGTGAAGGAAGAAATCAAGCAGTACGATGAGCTGGTCAGTGCAAAGGAAAGCAAGGAAACGATGCTTAAGAATTCGCTCGATAAGTTTGCAAAGGTGCAGGCAAACATGCGCGCTACGAATGAGCGACGTAAGAAAACGATGGACCAGATCATAACGGAGAAGGGCCGGTTGAAGGAATTGCTCGCCGTGCCGGAGAAAAACCAGAAAGAAATTGAAGAGTCAGAGCACAGGATAGAATCGCTCACAAAGCAGAAAGCTGAAGTCGAGACAAAGCTGACTGCCAACCTGGCCACGCTTAAGGACGAAACGAAGGGACTGctggaggaaaaagaaaagctgcaAACGGAACTGATCGACCTGAAGCGTGCGGTCGACGAAAGCAAATCGGCTCTGTCGATAGCGGAATCCGAGTTAAAGATCTGCAAGCACGATGAGGTCATGGAACGGCGCAAGCTCGAATCGCTCCGCTACTCCTACGAAGAAACCGAAAATGACCTCAAGGAAAAACAAGAGAGGCTCAAGATGTTGGAAGAAGCACTGCCGGCCACGCGAACCGAACTTGAAGCGGCCAAACAAAAGCTGCAAGCAAATGTTAACGAAGAGAAAGAATTGAGGCAGGAATTGCGCTCGGTGCAGGGCAAGCTGCAGGAATCGATGTCCGCTATGCAGTCGACACGTTCGCAGGGCAAAGTGTTGGACGCGCTGATGCGTCAGAAGAACGAAGGACGCATTCCGGGTATTCTTGGGCGGTTGGGAAATCTCGGCGGTATCGATGCACGATACGATGTTGCCATTTCGACGTGCTGTGGAACGCTCGATCACATCGTGGTAGAAACAGTCGACACGGCGAAGACTTGCATCGAATTTTTGAAGGATCACGATATCGGTCGGGCATCGTTTATTGCGCTGGAGAAGATACAACAGTACGAGCGCAATTGTCATACCAGAATACAGAC ACCCGAAAACGTACCCcgattgtttgatttaattcGCGTTGAAGACCAACGTGTGCTGCCCGCGTTCTATTTCGCCCTGCGCGACACATTAGTGGCGGAAAATCTCGATCAAGGTCAACGGATTGCGTACGGACGGCAGCGATTCCGCGTGGTTACGCTCGGCGGGGACGTGATTGAAACGTCCGGCACAATGTCCGGTGGTGGTCGTTCGCAACATCGTGGCCGCATGGGCACGACGGTGCAAACCAAAACGTCCGCCAGCGAACCGGCGGGAATTTCGAATCGCGAAATAGAGCAGATGCAAATCCGTGCGCAAGATATCCAATCCCAGATCAACTACGTGCAGGAGCAGCAGGGCCAACTGGAAGCCAACATTCAGCAGCTGACGGCAAAACTCAAGCAGCAGGAAATGGAACTGAAGCGAATGCGCATGGATGTTGCAAGTTTAACTCAGCAGATGCCACGGCTGAAGGCGCAACTGGATTCGCAGGCAGAACGTGTCGCCAGTACGCATTCCGATCCGGAAAAGGTGCGCGCGCTGGAGGCAAAGGTAGCCGAATGCAAGAAAGCACACGTAAGCTCCACCGGCATAGCGGACAAGATGCAGAAAGACGTCGATCGGTACACGGAACAGATTAATGAAATTACCGACAGTAAGGTGAAGGTGCTGCAGACAAAAATTAACACACTGGGCAAGCAGATTGACAAACTGTCCGCTAACATCTCGAAGCTAACGGTCGACATCAAAACGTCCGAgcgaaatgtgaaaaaatcgGAAGATAAAATCAAGAGCATGGAAGCCGAAGTTGAGGCGGCCCAGGATGCAATACGGAAAGACAACGATGAGCGTACGAAGCTGGAGGAGGAGGCAAGCAAGCTTCAGGAAGAGCTAGAAGCAATGAAAGAAGCTATCACAAAAGCGCACGAAGGTTCTTCCAGCATCAAAAAAGAGATTGTAGCGCTACAAAAGCGCGAAGCCGAGGGCAAAATGAAGCGGCTCGAGTTTGAGCAGATTCTGCAAACGATCGAAACGAAGCTGCAGGAAACGAAGGACACACTTCCCCACTGGAGGGACAAG CTTAAACCGTTGAAGTTGCACGAAATTCCGGGCGTTCCTCCGGAGGAACCACTGAAGGAATACACAGAGGAGCAACTGAGTAGCTACAAGCTACCCGATCTACAGTACCAGATCTCCATTCTGGAGGAGAAGCTCAACTCTAACAAACCCAACCTGTCCGTCATCGATGAATTCCTGAAGAAGCAGGAAGCTTACCTTAGGCGTGTCGCCGTGCTGGAAGAGATCACCGCCAAGCGTAACGAGATGCGACAACTGTACGATGACGTGCGCAAGAAACGGTTTACCGAGTTTATGCGCGGATTTCACATCATCACCAAGAAGCTGAAGGAAATGTACCAAATGATAACGCTCGGCGGTGATGCGGAGTTGGAACTGATCGATTCGATGGATCCCTTCAACGAGGGCATCGTGTTCAGTGTACGGCCACCGAAAAAGTCCTGGAAGATGATTGCGAACCTTTCCGGTGGTGAGAAGACGCTTTCCTCCCTCGCGTTGGTGTTTGCGCTGCATTACTACAAACCATCGCCACTGTACGTAATGGACGAAATCGATGCTGCACTAGACTTCAAGAACGTTTCGATTGTGGCACACTACATCAAG gaACGGACAAAGAATGCACAGTTTGTCATTATTTCGCTGCGCTCCAACATGTTCGAACTGTCCGATTATCTTGTGGGTATCTTTAAAGTGAGCGATTGCACCAACTCCGTCACGATCATGAACGATCCGCAGAAGACCATTACGCACATTGGTGCTACACAGCAGCAAACGCAGCAGTTTGGGTTTCACAATGAGAATATAAATCTGCAGGACGATGAACCGTACCGAGCCACGCTAAACGCGCCGGAGGAGAGAAATGATGCACCCGAATCAACAACACAGGAAAATAAAGATAGTGCACAAGACACCCCAGTGGAACCGTCGTTAATGGAAACTAGCATCGTAGCAGAAGAATCTAATACGGTCGAACGAACCGAAGTACAACCGATGGAAATCGGAGAAGCAGAAGGAACAAGAATAGAAGgagaacaggaaaaaaaggatgaagaaATAAGTGAACAACTTTAA
- the LOC125762805 gene encoding plasminogen receptor (KT), whose amino-acid sequence MGSFFSHPTGMEVVKKNQEYISEMNKIKMERWIQMHYQMKERETAMQISRARELFYWLASFYGVSTVGLIGRFRTTKRPGTLAPIIPLSFVVAYYADLAYGTKIHRIQAEAEMIMHNEPELLEWPSGLPTVSEIDSARLDIDDKIRLHPHQL is encoded by the exons atgggaagctttttttcaCACCCCACCGGGATGGAAGTGGTTAAGAAGAATCAGGAATACATTTCCGAGATGAACAAAATTAAG ATGGAACGCTGGATTCAGATGCATTATCAGATGAAGGAGCGCGAAACAGCGATGCAAATCTCACGGGCACGTGAACTGTTCTATTGGCTCGCATCGTTCTACGGCGTTTCGACCGTCGGGCTGATCGGGCGATTCCGCACTACGAAACGCCCCGGAACGCTTGCACCGATCATACCGCTATCGTTTGTCGTCGCCTACTATGCTGATCTTGCGTACGGGACAAAGATACATCGAATACAAG CGGAAGCAGAAATGATTATGCACAACGAGCCAGAGCTGCTGGAGTGGCCCAGTGGACTACCAACGGTGTCTGAGATCGATTCGGCACGTCTCGATATTGATGATAAAATTCGACTCCATCCCCATCAGCTATAA
- the LOC125762790 gene encoding enolase, which produces MPFKSIKARQIFDSRGNPTVEVDLVTDLGLFRAAVPSGASTGVHEALELRDNEKANWHGKGVLKAVENINKVIAPAVLSSNLCVTQQKELDELMLKLDGTENKSKLGANAILGVSLAICKAGAAKKGVPLYKHIADLAGNANIILPVPAFNVINGGSHAGNKLAMQEFMILPTGASSFTEAMKIGSEVYHHLKNVIKAKFGLDATAVGDEGGFAPNILENKEALNLIQDAIAKAGYTGKVEIGMDVAASEFHKDGKYDLDFKNPKSDASAWLAPDALEQLYQGFIKDFPIVSIEDPFDQDHWDAWSKITANTTIQIVGDDLTVTNPKRIATAVEKKACNCLLLKVNQIGSVTESINAHLLAKKNGWGTMVSHRSGETEDTFIADLVVGLSTGQIKTGAPCRSERLAKYNQILRIEEELGAGAKFAGKSFRHPQ; this is translated from the exons ATGCCGTTCAAGAGTATTAAGGCCCGCCAGATCTTCGACTCGCGCGGTAACCCTACCGTGGAGGTGGACCTGGTAACCGATCTGGGACTGTTCCGTGCTGCCGTTCCATCTGGAGCCTCCACCGGTGTCCACGAGGCACTGGAGCTTCGTGACAACGAAAAGGCCAACTGGCATGGCAAGGGTGTCCTGAAGGCGGTTGAGAACATCAACAAGGTCATCGCCCCAGCTGTACTGAGCTCTAACCTTTGCGTTACTCAGCAAAAGGAG ctcgatgagctgatgcTGAAGCTTGACGGAACCGAGAACAAGTCGAAGCTCGGTGCCAACGCTATTCTGGGCGTTTCGTTGGCCATCTGCAAGGCCGGCGCTGCCAAGAAGGGTGTCCCGCTGTACAAACACATTGCTGATCTGGCTGGCAATGCCAACATCATCCTGCCGGTGCCGGCCTTCAACGTCATCAACGGTGGTAGCCACGCCGGCAACAAACTGGCGATGCAGGAGTTCATGATCCTCCCGACCGGTGCGTCCTCGTTTACCGAGGCAATGAAGATCGGCAGTGAGGTGTACCATCATCTGAAGAACGTCATCAAGGCCAAGTTCGGCCTGGATGCGACGGCCGTCGGTGATGAGGGAGGCTTCGCCCCCAACATCCTGGAAAACAAGGAAGCGCTGAACCTGATCCAGGACGCTATTGCGAAGGCTGGCTACACGGGCAAGGTCGAGATTGGTATGGATGTGGCCGCGTCCGAGTTCCACAAGGATGGCAAGTACGATCTGGACTTCAAGAACCCGAAATCGGACGCCAGCGCTTGGTTGGCTCCGGATGCGCTGGAGCAGCTGTACCAGGGCTTCATCAAGGACTTCCCGATCGTCAGTATTGAGGATCCCTTCGATCAGGATCACTGGGATGCGTGGAGCAAAATCACTGCCAACACCACGATCCAGATTGTCGGTGACGATTTGACCGTTACCAACCCGAAGCGCATTGCTACGGCCGTCGAAAAGAAGGCTTGCAACTGTCTTCTGCTGAAGGTCAACCAGATCGGTTCAGTCACGGAATCGATTAATGCGCATCTGCTGGCAAAGAAAAACGGCTGGGGTACCATGGTTTCCCACCGTTCCGGTGAGACTGAGGACACGTTCATTGCCGATCTGGTCGTGGGTTTGAGCACCGGCCAGATCAAGACCGGTGCCCCGTGCCGATCGGAACGTTTGGCTAAGTACAACCAAATTCTGCGCATCGAGGAGGAGCTCGGTGCCGGTGCGAAGTTCGCTGGTAAGAGCTTCCGTCATCCGCAGTAA
- the LOC125762796 gene encoding uncharacterized protein LOC125762796 — translation MAKNWLARTKKKFLRLHPAWRVYVIVLGLLVLYNEVLIYVLQKLKWSNIYCKEAGCVRILLVADPQILGKTYDTHFYAGLANYDSDRYLAWYYEQAVEHVQPDVIIFLGDLMDEGTDSTEIHFEEYYTRFGAIFPTHPTAKVIYIPGDNDIGGDGRQPLNPIAKRRFRQYFSERPAWVINDNLTIYNINRITLEMTLNDPRMLDSTGTDISDRYLRIFVSHIPVLDVPSSFTYKAIHNLKPNVIFSAHLHISQFARIHRSRLKTVQYRPLSQDKRTAYKVHSFDLSYHQDTQELLEIIVPTCSYRMSVPDIGYGYAAIDGTTLKYTVLWTTRRFYQLISYVVILAIPIGLGVLYAVYKFLREHCSCRSRYERLPK, via the exons ATGGCAAAGAATTGGCTTGccaggacgaaaaaaaagttcctccGGCTTCATCCGGCGTGGCGTGTATACGTAATCGTGCTGGGGTTGCTTGTCCTGTACAATGAGGTGCTTATTTacgtgttgcaaaaattgAAGTGGTCGAATATTTATTGCAAAGAAG CTGGCTGTGTAAGGATTCTACTTGTAGCGGATCCACAAATTCTAGGCAAAACGTACGACACACATTTCTATGCCGGGTTGGCAAACTACGATTCTGATCGGTATCTTGCTTGGTATTACGAGCAAGCGGTAGAACATGTGCAACCGGATGTCATAATTTTCCTAGGCGACCTGATGGACGAAGGTACCGACTCAACGGAGATACACTTCGAGGAGTACTACACACGTTTCGGCGCGATCTTCCCTACCCATCCGACCGCGAAGGTGATCTACATACCCGGTGATAATGATATCGGTGGTGATGGTAGACAACCGCTGAATCCGATTGCAAAGCGACGCTTCCGGCAGTATTTCTCCGAGCGACCGGCTTGGGTGATTAACGATAATCTAACGATCTACAACATCAATCGAATTACGCTAGAGATGACACTGAACGATCCGCGCATGCTAGATAGCACCGGGACGGATATTTCCGATCGCTACCTGCGTATATTTGTTAGCCACATACCAGTACTGGACGTTCCATCCAGTTTTACCTACAAGGCGATACACAATCTAAAACCGAACGTGATCTTTTCGGCACATCTGCACATTTCGCAGTTTGCCCGCATACATCGCAGCCGGTTGAAAACGGTGCAATATCGGCCGCTGAGTCAGGACAAGCGTACCGCGTACAAGGTGCATTCGTTCGATCTGAGCTACCATCAAGATACGCAGGAGTTGCTGGAAATCATCGTTCCCACGTGTTCCTATCGGATGAGTGTTCCAGACATTGGATACGGCTATGCGGCAATCG ATGGCACCACGCTAAAGTACACCGTTCTTTGGACGACGCGACGCTTCTATCAACTGATCTCGTACGTAGTGATACTGGCCATTCCGATCGGGCTGGGTGTACTGTACGCTGTGTATAAATTCCTACGGGAACACTGTAGCTGCCGCTCGAGGTACGAACGCTTACCGAAGTAA